Proteins found in one Takifugu rubripes chromosome 15, fTakRub1.2, whole genome shotgun sequence genomic segment:
- the LOC115252654 gene encoding eukaryotic translation initiation factor 4 gamma 3-like — MSTNVEQAGQVPSFRSPQRGGEGDGRTAGASEKVIRTFRGILNKLTPDRFESLMNQVDELDINDEETLNAVVGLIVNKALSEQSYSATYAKMCDHLKELRVSSKSSDDFVYFNKLLLTRCRLEFKNHGLLTEQENDVSVAQEDLEQTRHKTRVRLLGTVRFIGELFKLKMIMVGIIHTCVDKLLQDECEESLECLSKLLTTVGKDLDTESERPKLDSHCGNIRRLLKEQKMSSRIKFMLQDVLALGENNWVPRRNDQGPKTIQQLHQEVKQAEEREMLQLKKEISTMYWRGGGRLADRRQSFYPKEIPGKFNQDSSRDYGDRKQRCHVGSSSTFGSPGKYECRSIRNTWRPKDREPVLHLEEQKMNTGAQMKDVRKIPVEHKTQEEARAQDWDEEEVYQALKSLLQKNSVNEKIEEWIQNTLNNRQRSSDGFVRALIRAVGRSVIVDCGVKTLRTYELLQRVSLLKKYIKDVEKQLVVLSVLQQLLVHIDQPDGLLRMFFDVLLDEEVIQDETFFKWRSSTVSVGSLHNFYTWLHEANTRFN, encoded by the exons ATGAGCACTAACGTTGAGCAGGCAGGACAGGTTCCCTCCTTCAGAAGCCCCCAGCGTGGTGGCGAGGGAGATGGACGGACAGCAGGGGCATCTGAGAAGGTCATCAGAACTTTTCGGGGCATCCTCAACAAGCTCACCCCTGACAGGTTTGAGAGCCTGATGAATCAGGTGGATGAGCTCGACATCAACGATGAGGAGACGCTGAACGCGGTCGTTGGGCTCATCGTGAACAAAGCTTTGTCCGAGCAGAGCTACAGCGCAACGTATGCTAAGATGTGTGACCACCTGAAGGAG CTGAGGGTCTCGTCCAAGAGCAGCGATGACTTCGTCTACTTCAACAAACTTCTGCTCACGAGATGTCGGCTGGAGTTCAAGAACCATGGACTCCTGACGGAACAGGAAAACGATGTGTCTGTTGCTCAAGAG GACCTGGAGCAGACCAGGCACAAGACCCGCGTGCGTTTGCTGGGGACCGTGAGGTTCATTGGGGAGCTTTTCAAGCTGAAGATGATCATGGTGGgtatcatacacacctgtgtagATAAACTCCTCCAGGACGAGTGTGAGGAGTCTCTAGAGTGTCTGTCCAAGCTCCTGACCACAGTGGGTAAAGACCTGGACACTGAGAGTGAGAGG ccAAAACTCGATAGCCACTGTGGCAACATACGCCGACTCCTGAAGGAACAGAAGATGTCGTCAAGAATCAAGTTCATGTTGCAAGATGTTTTGGCCCTAGGAGAG AACAACTGGGTGCCCCGCAGGAACGATCAAGGCCCGAAAACcattcagcagcttcaccaagagGTGAAGCAGGCTGAAGAGAGGGAGATGCTCCAGTTAAAGAAAGAGATAAGCACCATGTACTGGAGAGGTGGTGGCAGGCTGGCAGATCGCCGCCAGTCCTTTTATCCAAAAGAGATTCCTGGGAAGTTCAACCAGGACTCCAGCCGTGATtatggagacaggaagcagcggtgCCATGTGGGCAGCAGCTCAACTTTTGGGTCACCAGGAAAATATGAATGCAGGAGCATCAGAAACACCTGGCGACCCAAAGACAGAGAACCTGTCCTGCACCTGGAAGAACAAAAGATGAACACAGGAGCACAGATGAAGGATGTCAGGAAAATTCCag TTGAACACAAGACCCAGGAGGAGGCACGAGCACAGGACTGGGATGAGGAAGAAGTTTACCAAGCCCTCAAAAGTCTCCTCCAGAAGAACTCCGTCAATGAGAAAATAGAGGAGTGGATCCAG aacacCCTCAACAACAGACAGAGGTCATCAGACGGGTTTGTGAGGGCCTTGATCAGAGCAGTCGGCCGATCAGTCATAGTTGACT gtgggGTTAAAACGCTGAGAACCTacgagctgctgcagagagtcAGCCTCTTAAAGAAGTACATCAaggatgtggagaagcagctggtggtcctgagtgttctgcagcagctgctggtccaCATAGACCAACCTGATG GTCTGCTGCGGATGTTCTTTGATGTCCTGTTGGATGAAGAAGTCATCCAGGACGAGACCTTCTTTAAATGGAGGTCGTCCACCGTCTCTGTAGGATCCCTGCACAACTTCTATACCTGGCTGCACGAGGCGAACACACGGTTCAACTGA